The Oncorhynchus mykiss isolate Arlee chromosome 10, USDA_OmykA_1.1, whole genome shotgun sequence nucleotide sequence GAGCCACGGCTCATTCACCGGGTACACCATCACACTCATGTTGTTCACCAGGAAGTCCCTACAAAGATAAATAGTTATTGGACATGCTAGCCTGTGAGTAACCGTAACGCagggtgaggttagggttagggattaaGATAAGATTCTAGGACTTTTTAGATTACATGTTTGGACCTCCCAGATAACATTTTGGACAATCCCAGCAGgtgaatggttagggttagagtttgaGAGTAACAGTAGTATGTCTTACTGAATGTCCTTGTTACTGGCCTGTGAGTAGCGCAGGGTGAGGCTGCTGATGCCCCtgtgtctgacctcctccccTGACAGTTTCTCTAAGGAGGTCTGCTGCAGCCCCCTGACACGGCCCCTGTCTGTGTCCGGAGTCCACGTCACCTAAAAAACCACAGGGCACAAGACACAGGGTAAGAGTCTGGACCTGCTTTTTGATTTACACATCTCTACCAATGTTGCTAAGGACTCAGTGACAGATAGATACACAGAAAGTCCTCCTCACCCTCTTCTGTGATATCCCAGACCTCTGGACGGCCCACAGGGTGTCCATGATCCAGGTCTTGTAGTGTGGGTGTTCTGGGGGAGGTCTCTGGAGGTTTAACAGGGCTGAGCGGTTGGCTCTGGCTGTCAGGCGGAGCATCTCTACCAGGCTACACACTGTCAGGTTCCCCATTCGGTTCCGTTCCCTCCCTGTCAGAGACCCAACCGTCCAGTAGGGGTcgctctggagagagagggaagagaggtgtTTTATTTGATGAAGTGATGCAAAGTGGAGTGAAAAAATATACTTGGTGTGGGGAGAGGGAAGGGTAGactagagaaggggagagactgagaaagagcaatacaaggagggagagagacatatacccagtgagagggagagagagacagatgggggagagaggtacCTCCAAAAACCACTGCCCCGCATTTAGAGAGCGAATCTCTGTCCAATTGAAGAGAGAGGCGTCCTCGTGCTGTTTGTCTGGAAAGACCTTGGCGATGTTAGTGGTCCTTCTCAGGGTGCGGTCTCGCATCAGGAAGGGCACCCCGTCCAGACTGTAGAGGACAGTTGGGACCACAGACTGACATCACTGAACCAGTAACATTTATGTCACTGCtttcataaataaaataaagaggTTCTGTGGCAATGGGAGTACTAAAATGGGCCTGTAATAACAGGCTATAATGCACTAGTGAAAAGGAATGGATGTGAGATTAAAATTGTCTTAAAACAAGTTGACTATGTCAAAGGCAGGGTCAGAACGGGGGTGTTTAGATTTTCTCCATAACCTTTTACACGCTGTGAATGTTGCTATGGCTTCATTACAGAAAGGCCCACCTGCCGTTACCGGTCTACTGTAGAGAACTCATTACTCCTAACATTAAGGTGGTAGGGTGGGGTTAGGTTATAGGCTGGTAGAGTATGGTTGGGTACCTGACGGAGACGTCGGCCTCCAGGGAGCTGACCCCCTGTTGCAGGGCCTTGTTGAAGGACATCAGGGTGTTCTCTGGAGCCAGCTAcagcacaggacacacacacacagggggacagacagagagacaggaggtaCAATGGGTTATCATGGGTTGTTAGAATTTGATGGCAGTCATTTGAGCTAGAGGTGGAAAGGCaaattatttcagctttaaagAAATAGGAAATAGGTTAGCAGCCGACTGACTACATGTGGAGATTCCTTAGGATCTACATGAAGCGGCTAGAGAGTAGGAGGCAAGAAGATTCTGTAGGGAGACACAGACTCACCATTGGAGCCCCCCGTCTTCCAATGACATCAGGTCGAGGTTTGAGGCTGTTCCTGTCCATGATACAGGGTGAGGTGATGGCAAGGGGAACCATGTAGAGGACCAGCAGGACACTTAGGTAGACAAGCAACACAATCATGTGGAACTCTGGGAAGGAGGAAGACCATAGAGTGAGGACATTAGGTCCCAGATTTCTGACTGCTGCTGCAATCATTGTTCATTATCAAAAATCTTTATGGTTATAATGATAATAATCATGAAGTAATGTAATAATGTATACTATTGGTATCCTGATTAGAGTTACAGTGAAAGCCAATCAAAATCCAACCCAATACTTACTGGTTCTCCCTGCACGGATCACATGTCCAGCGACCAGCCAACCCAGCGCTGTGACAGCAGCCAGAGCTCCTATGTGCAGGAAAGGACCTGTGAACTGAATTACAACACAGAAAGACAGGAGTTTTATAACCTtgttcacccacacacacacacgcacagagaaacCAACAAAGAGAGATGTAGACCTGTAGCGATATAAGAATGATGTCCCATTCGTCCCCCCACACATCACTGATGGAGACCACACCACTGACAGTGGTGATCAAGGCAGCCAACACACCAATCTGTGGGGACCAACATATCAACAGTTTGATTTGTTCTACACATTCCTATGCAGGGCTAACAGTAACATGGTATTCATTTCCTCATCAGTAGGTCAGAGTTCATTTAAAGGCCTACCTTGTGGATCCAGTAGAGGTTCAGCTGCTGTCCCAGTGAAATATGACAGAGTGCTAAAACCTGGATATGAACAGAGCCACAATCAGGTTAGATCTTACTGAACCTGCAGCAACAACATGTGTTTTACTGTGTGTACAGGCATTTAACCAAAACATGAAACTTACCATTAAAAATGTTATGTAACTAAAGCCAACTGCGGTGGTTGCAAGAATGGGGACAGTGCCGTCCTTCCATTCCCCAGAACGGTTGTATAGTAacctgagaaagagagacagagggtggggaagtTGAGCCAGTGTCTTGATAAGAGGACCAGCCCTGATAGGACATATTGAAATACGCACACATTAAATTACTAATTGAAAGCTGCTCAAAAAGACAGAGACTGCTTCTGGGGGACAGAAACAATGGTGCAAACTCAGCTCACAGCCACTCTGGTAAGGACTAACTTGCACTCACCAGTTGAATTGGTTGTAGTCATTGTGGGCCTCCAACCAGAAGTAAGCCCAGAAGAGGAGCAGGGAGAAGGTGCTGCACAAGATGATGAACCATGCACATTCCCACTGGTGAACACACAACAGAATTAAGAAGACATGTACTTTCTATAACACTTTTAACATAACGTTCCACAACTTTCAGCTTAAACAATCACACAATGAGTAAAACAAGCCTAAAACAAATCACATCTTAAAACGAAACtgtataaaaatattttttttatgaatttccCCTTGGTAACCCCTGATTGGTAACATAACTTCCACCTTTCATCTGTCCTCTGGCATGACTGGCTTGAAAGTTTGGTCAGATTACCAGGCACTTCCCCCATAGTAATTGACTGGATTGAGGGGGGTAAAACAGGTCAGGGGCGCATGCAGAAAGGGAACAAGGTTGCGAAAGAGAAAATTTCCcaattataattattttattgAGGGGAAATGTGGTtctctcacctagctatcttaagatgaatgcactaactgtaagtcacaaatgactaaaatgtaaataagtaATTCTAAAGAATATGGAATAATGTCAGCTGTATTCATGACATCTCTATCTGCCACGTTTTACAACGTTTGCGTACTGAATGTGGCCCAGGTCAGACCACAGCCAGGTGTAGTTGACCAGTAGTCAGCTTTACATCTCATGATGGCCAGACTAGTGCTGCACCTCATCCACATCTCCTACAGTCTATTATTAGAGGCCTGGCGATAATGTGTAGACGCGTGGTAGTTAAGAGGGGAATACCACATTAACACTTACACTGCACTCAGAGGAAAGGCTAGGAATCTCAGAGGCCTcacctttttttaaatttatttttatttcacctttatttaaccaggtaggctagttgagaacaagttctcatttacaactgcgacctggccaatataaagcatagcagtttgaacagacaacagagttacacatggagtaaacaattaacaagtcaataacacagtagaaaaaaaagaaagaaaaatagagtctatatacattgtgtgcaaaaggcattaggaggtaggcaaataattacaatttagcagattaacactggagtgataaatgatcagatggtcatgtgcaggtagagatactggtgtgcaaaagagcagaaaagtaaataaataaaaacagtatgagacgaggtaggtaaattgggtgggctatttaccaatggactatgtacagctgcagcgattggttagctgctcagatagcagatgtttaaagttggtgagggagataagtctccaacttcagcgatttttgcatttcgttccagtcacaggcagcagagaactggaaggaaaggcggccaaatggggtgttggctttagggatgatcagtgagatacacctgctggagcgcgtgctacgggtgggtgttgccatcgtgaccagtgaactgagataaggcggagctttacttagcatggacttgtagatgacctggagccagtgggtctggcgacgaatatgtagcgaaggccagccgactagagcatacaggtcgcagtggtgggtggtataaggtgctttagtaacataCCACATTAACACTTACACTGCACTCAGAGGAAAGGCTAGGAATCTCATCAGTGAGGCCTCACCTTCTATGGTTAGAGTTAATGCACAGGGGAGAATGGGAGAGTAGAGTGCTGGTGTTTAAATGATGTCTGGTTTCTGAGGTAACCGCCACACTACTTCTGTTGAGACAGTCAATTACCTGGTCTCACACAATACTTCACAGCcgtgacaagtgtgtgtgtgtgtgtgtgtgtgtgtgtacagtgctgtgaaaaagtatttgcccactACATAGGTTTCTCTACTGttgtatattttttatattgAACATTATCAGATCtccaaccaaaacctaatattagataaagggaacctgagtgaacaaataacaatGATTatacttatttaatttatttcataaaTAAAGTtacccaatgcccctgtgtgaaaaagtaattgccacCTGACACACCTGTTTGTTGTGCCACCTTTAACAGCAATGACTCCAATCAAACGCTTCCCGTAGTTGtggatcagtctctcacatcgctgtggaggaattttggcccactcttgcatgcagaacttctttaactcagcaacatttgtgggttttcaagcatgaactgctggtttcaagtcctgccacaacatctccattgggattaggtctggactttgactaggttATTCCAAAACTTCACATTATTGCTTTTTAACCATGTTCATgttgacttgattgtgtgttttggatcattgtcttgctgcatgacccagctgcgcttcagcttcagctcacagacagatggcctgacattctcctgcacaa carries:
- the LOC110533678 gene encoding glycerophosphodiester phosphodiesterase domain-containing protein 5, yielding MVKHQPLQQVYEKQLCLSFLTGIYGCRWKRYQRSHDNSSKWECAWFIILCSTFSLLLFWAYFWLEAHNDYNQFNWLLYNRSGEWKDGTVPILATTAVGFSYITFLMVLALCHISLGQQLNLYWIHKIGVLAALITTVSGVVSISDVWGDEWDIILISLQFTGPFLHIGALAAVTALGWLVAGHVIRAGRTKFHMIVLLVYLSVLLVLYMVPLAITSPCIMDRNSLKPRPDVIGRRGAPMLAPENTLMSFNKALQQGVSSLEADVSVSLDGVPFLMRDRTLRRTTNIAKVFPDKQHEDASLFNWTEIRSLNAGQWFLESDPYWTVGSLTGRERNRMGNLTVCSLVEMLRLTARANRSALLNLQRPPPEHPHYKTWIMDTLWAVQRSGISQKRVTWTPDTDRGRVRGLQQTSLEKLSGEEVRHRGISSLTLRYSQASNKDIQDFLVNNMSVMVYPVNEPWLYSVLWCSGVPSVSSDAPQVLRKVPYPIWLMSPYEYCLVWITSDLVSIAIVTGIFIFQKWRMSGMQNYNPEQIMLSAVTRRPSRDVNIMKEKLIFSEVSNGVTNTDEHLYPENGYDIGQYK